The following are encoded in a window of Mangifera indica cultivar Alphonso unplaced genomic scaffold, CATAS_Mindica_2.1 Un_0008, whole genome shotgun sequence genomic DNA:
- the LOC123205538 gene encoding MDIS1-interacting receptor like kinase 2-like: MGKLSFKKLLTLLLLVQFLCVVASASSIEEANALLKWKASFENQTKSWLTLWTLVSPNATNSKPLTTPCSWLGVSCNLAGSFIKINLTSFGLNGTLYEFLTSSFPNLKYVDFAVNSLSSVIPSQIGNLSKLIYLDLFFNHFFGKISPEIGLLTNLQILHLDENQLNGIILFEIGQCRSFNELALYNNSLDGQIPASRDNLNNLVRLYLYNNSLSGLIPSSFGNFTKLIVLHAFDNQLSSPIPKELGNLKCLEHLSLYSNNLFGFIPTSLGSLTNLTYLHLYGNQLSGLIPEELGNLKSLIDQELSVNQLNGLLPPSFGNLINLEILYLRQNQLSRSSPQEMGNLMKLSVLQLDINQFTGPLPNICQGGSLACFSANNNNLTGNIPKGLKNCTNLLRLCLEVNQLIGDLAVVFGICPKLSFIDINHNKFHGEISSKCGSCPNLSSLLVVRNNITGIILPEIGNATQIQSLDLSSNNLVRRIPKTLGKLTTLIKVNFSDNQLSDVIPPEIGLLTNLESWTCP, from the exons ATGGGCAAATTAAGCTTTAAAAAACTACTTACCCTTCTCCTCCTTGTCCAGTTCTTGTGCGTTGTTGCTTCTGCCTCTTCTATTGAAGAGGCAAATGCTCTCCTAAAATGGAAAGCTAGctttgaaaatcaaacaaaatcttgGTTAACTTTATGGACTCTGGTTTCTCCTAATGCCACCAACTCTAAGCCACTCACAACCCCATGTTCTTGGCTTGGAGTTTCATGCAATTTAGCTGgaagtttcatcaaaataaacctTACTAGTTTTGGTTTAAATGGTACGCTGTATGAGTTTTTAACCTCCTCTTTCCCTAATCttaaatatgttgattttgCAGTAAATTCACTCTCTAGTGTTATTCCATCTCAGATTGGTAACCTGTCAAAGCTCATTTATCTTGACCTATTCTTTAATCATTTCTTTGGAAAAATCTCACCTGAAATTGGTCTCCTAACAAATCTTCAGATCCTACACCTTGATGAAAACCAATTGAATGGCATAATTCTATTTGAAATTGGTCAGTGTCGATCTTTTAATGAGCTTGCCTTGTATAACAACAGTCTAGACGGTCAAATTCCTGCTTCTCGTGATAATCTGAACAACCTGGTTAGGTTATATCTCTACAATAATTCGCTTTCAG GCCTCATTCCTTCCAGTTTTGGAAATTTTACTAAGCTTATTGTGTTGCATGCCTTTGACAATCAACTTTCTAGTCCCATTCCTAAGGAATTAGGAAATTTGAAGTGTCTTGAACATTTAAGCCTTTATTCAAACAATCTTTTTGGTTTTATTCCAACATCATTGGGTAGCCTGACAAACCTCACTTACCTTCATCTCTATGGAAATCAGCTTTCTGGTCTTATTCCTGAAGAGCTTGGAAACTTAAAATCTCTCATAGATCAAGAGTTGAGTGTAAACCAATTAAATGGTTTGCTTCCTCCTTCGTTTggcaatttgattaatttagaaatattatatcTTCGCCAAAACCAACTTTCTAGATCTAGTCCTCAAGAAATGGGAAATCTCATGAAATTGTCAGTACTGCAACTAGACATAAACCAGTTTACTGGTCCTTTGCCCAACATTTGCCAAGGTGGTTCACTTGCATGCTTCAGTGCAAACAACAATAATCTCACAGGTAACATCCCTAAAGGCTTGAAAAACTGCACAAACTTGCTAAGACTCTGTCTTGAAGTCAATCAACTCATTGGAGATTTAGCAGTAGTGTTCGGTATCTGTCCAAAGCTGAGCTTCATAGACATTAACCATAACAAATTCCATGGTGAAATATCATCTAAATGCGGAAGTTGTCCAAATTTAAGTTCCTTACTCGTGGTGAGAAACAATATCACTGGAATCATACTACCAGAGATTGGAAATGCAACTCAGATACAATCACTTGATCTTTCTTCCAACAATTTAGTTAGGAGGATTCCAAAGACATTGGGGAAGTTGACTACTCTTATTAAGGTCAACTTTAGTGACAATCAACTTTCTGATGTCATACCTCCAGAAATTGGACTACTGACTAATCTTGAGTCTTGGACTTGTCCTTAA
- the LOC123205549 gene encoding MDIS1-interacting receptor like kinase 2-like: MGKLSSKKVLTTLFLVQFLCVVASTTSTEEANALVKWKASFTNQTQSRLTSWTLLSPNVANSKPLTTPCSWLGISCNLAGSVIKINLTSFGLNGTLYEFSASSFPHLKYVDLAVNSLSGVIPSQIGNLSKLIYLDLSFNHFSGKIPPEIGLLTNLQILHLDENQLNGTIPSEIGQCRSLNELALYSNSLKGQIPASLGNLTNLVSLYLYNNSFSGSIPTEMGNLTNLMELYLDTNRLTGLIPSSFGNFTKLIVLHAFDNQLSGPIPKELGNLKCLEDLSLQINNLSGSIPASLGRLTNLTLLHLYKNQLSGPIPEELGNLKSLTDLELSVNQLNGSLSASLGNLSNLELLYLRQNQLSGSIPQEMGNLMKLSVLQLDTNHFTGPLPNICQGGSLTNFSANNNSLTGSIPKSFKNCTSLVRVNLEFNQLTGDLAAEFGIYPKLNFIDISHNKFHGEISSKWGSCPNLSSLLVARNNITGTIPPEIGNAAQLQSLDLSSNSLVGEIPKTLRKLTFLTKVNLSDNQLSSVIPQEIGLLVNLESLDLSSNKLSQAIPKDLGNLLKLHYLNLSNNKFSKEIPIQFEKLFHLSQLDLSHNSLGGEIPSQISRLQSLELLNLSHNSLTGSIPNSFEEMRGLLYGDVSYNQLKGPIPESKAFQDADMLQGNKGLCGNVQGFPPCTSHVTCKHRNGKAKKLVFSIIFPLLGVLLLALGVYLIFQKRRKNKSAKQSSEEDGELFSVPIIDGRILYKEIMDSTKAFDVRYCIGKGGYSRVYKAMLPSGSIVAVKKLHRLPNVEITHQKEFLNEIKALTEIRHRNIVKLYGFCSNRQHSFLVYEYLERGSLATILSKEETAKELNWFKRVNIVKDVAHALSYMHHNCSIPIVHRDISSNNILLDEDYVAHVSDFGTAKLLKKDSSNWTELAGTYGYIAPELAYTMEVTEKCDVYSFGVIAMEVIKGKHPGDIISSLLSHLTSENMLVKDILDQRLPLPPHEVEEQVMTIVKLATACLHADPRSRPSMHMISQMLDKL; encoded by the exons ATGGGCAAATTAAGCTCTAAAAAAGTACTTACCACTCTCTTCCTTGTCCAATTCTTGTGTGTTGTTGCTTCTACCACTTCTACTGAAGAGGCAAATGCTCTCGTAAAATGGAAAGCTAGCTTTACAAACCAAACACAATCTCGGTTAACTTCTTGGACTCTGCTTTCTCCTAATGTCGCCAACTCTAAGCCACTCACAACCCCATGTTCTTGGCTTggaatttcatgcaatttagcTGGAagtgtcatcaaaataaaccttACCAGTTTCGGTTTAAATGGTACGTTGTATGAGTTTTCAGCCTCCTCTTTCCCTCATCTTAAATATGTTGATCTTGCAGTAAATTCACTCTCTGGTGTTATTCCATCTCAGATTGGTAACTTGTCAAAGCTCATTTATCTTGATCTATCCTTTAATCATTTCTCTGGAAAAATCCCACCTGAAATTGGTCTCCTAACAAATCTTCAGATCCTGCACCTTGATGAAAACCAACTGAATGGCACAATTCCATCTGAAATTGGCCAGTGTCGATCTCTTAATGAGCTTGCCTTGTATAGCAACAGTCTAAAAGGTCAAATTCCTGCTTCTCTTGGTAATTTGACCAACCTAGTAAGTTTATATCTCTATAATAATTCGTTTTCAGGTTCTATCCCTACAGAAATGGGAAATTTAACCAATTTGATGGAACTTTACTTGGATACCAACCGTCTTACAGGCCTCATTCCTTCCAGTTTTGGAAATTTTACGAAGCTTATTGTGTTGCATGCCTTTGACAATCAACTTTCTGGTCCCATTCCTAAAGAATTAGGAAACTTAAAATGTCTCGAAGATTTAAGCCTTCAGATAAACAATCTTTCTGGTTCTATTCCAGCATCATTGGGTAGGCTGACAAACCTCACCTTACTTCATCTCTATAAAAATCAGCTTTCTGGTCCCATTCCTGAAGAGCTTGGAAACTTGAAGTCTCTCACAGATCTAGAGTTGAGTGTAAACCAATTAAATGGTTCACTCTCTGCTTCTTTAGGCAATTTGAGTAATTTAGAACTATTATATCTTCGCCAAAACCAACTTTCTGGATCTATTCCTCAAGAAATGGGAAATCTCATGAAATTGTCAGTATTGCAACTAGACACAAACCATTTTACTGGTCCTCTGCCCAACATTTGTCAAGGTGGTTCACTTACAAACTTCTCTGCAAACAATAATAGTCTCACAGGAAGCATCCCCAAAAGCTTCAAAAATTGCACAAGCTTGGTAAGAGTCAATCTTGAATTCAACCAACTCACTGGAGATTTAGCAGCAGAGTTCGGTATCTATCCAAAGTTGAACTTCATAGACATAAGCCATAACAAATTCCATGGTGAAATATCATCGAAATGGGGAAGTTGTCCAAATTTAAGTTCTTTACTTGTGGCGAGGAATAATATCACTGGAACCATACCACCAGAGATTGGAAATGCAGCTCAACTACAATCACTTGATCTTTCTTCCAACAGTTTAGTTGGGGAGATTCCAAAGACTTTGAGAAAGTTGACTTTTCTTACTAAGGTCAACCTAAGTGACAATCAACTTTCCAGTGTTATACCTCAAGAAATTGGGCTACTGGTTAATCTTGAGTCTTTGGACTTGTCCTCAAACAAATTGAGCCAGGCAATACCAAAAGATCTAGGAAACTTGCTCAAGCTGCACTACCTGAATTTGAGCAACAACAAATTTAGCAAAGAAATTCCAATTCAGTTTGAGAAGTTATTTCACTTGTCTCAGTTagatttgagtcataattctCTTGGAGGAGAGATACCATCGCAAATCAGCCGTTTGCAGAGCCTGGAGCTACTAAATCTCTCCCACAATTCTCTTACTGGTTCCATTCCGAACAGTTTTGAGGAAATGAGGGGCCTGTTGTATGGTGACGTATCCTATAATCAGTTGAAGGGCCCTATTCCTGAGAGCAAGGCATTTCAAGATGCTGATATGTTACAAGGGAACAAAGGATTGTGCGGTAATGTTCAGGGATTCCCACCATGCACATCTCATGTCACTTGCAAACATAGAAATGGAAAGGCCAAAAAATTGgtgttttcaattatattcCCTCTTTTGGGAGTTCTTTTGCTTGCACTCGgggtttacttaatttttcagaaaagaaggaaaaacaaatCAGCTAAACAAAGCAGTGAGGAGGATGGCGAGCTTTTCTCAGTGCCAATTATTGATGGAAGAATTTTGTACAAAGAAATCATGGATTCAACCAAAGCTTTTGATGTTAGGTATTGTATTGGGAAAGGAGGATACAGTAGAGTTTATAAGGCCATGTTGCCATCAGGTAGCATAGTAGCTGTTAAAAAACTCCACCGGTTACCAAATGTTGAAATAACACATCAAAAGGAGTTTTTGAATGAGATCAAGGCTTTAACAGAGATACGACACCGAAACATTGTGAAGTTGTACGGCTTTTGTTCAAACCGGCAACActcttttttagtttatgagTATCTTGAAAGGGGTAGTTTGGCCACAATCTTGAGCAAAGAAGAAACCGctaaagaattgaattggttcaaGAGGGTGAATATCGTCAAGGATGTGGCTCATGCACTGTCTTACATGCATCATAATTGCTCTATTCCGATTGTTCATCGAGACATATCAAGCAACAACATTTTGCTTGACGAGGACTATGTGGCTCATGTTTCAGATTTTGGCACTGCTAAGCTGTTGAAGAAAGACTCATCCAATTGGACCGAACTTGCTGGCACATATGGATACATTGCACCAG AGCTCGCTTATACAATGGAAGTTACAGAAAAATGTGATGTGTATAGCTTTGGAGTGATAGCAATGGAAGTGATTAAAGGAAAGCATCCAGGCGATATAATCTCTTCTCTATTGTCCCATTTAACAAGTGAGAACATGCTAGTGAAAGATATTTTGGACCAACGACTTCCACTTCCTCCTCATGAAGTTGAGGAACAAGTGATGACCATTGTAAAGCTAGCAACTGCTTGCTTACATGCCGATCCACGATCTAGGCCATCCATGCACATGATTTCCCAGATGTTAGATAAGTTATAG